In a genomic window of Drosophila takahashii strain IR98-3 E-12201 chromosome 3L, DtakHiC1v2, whole genome shotgun sequence:
- the nab gene encoding NGFI-A-binding protein homolog isoform X1, whose amino-acid sequence MEANSNPTTPTTAVATTTSTSSPSPAASTSSKGHSQVSASSCSASASVSASASATQSQLLTTSLEMPKAEDLYNLSLASGLSEGQRSLSGAPSASSSPIMSPQGKIFGRNANGTMITTSRPGNEAEVQLYRVLQRASLLAYYDTLLEMGGDDVQQLYDAGEEEFLEIMALVGMASKPLHVRRLQKALHEWANNPGLFQGQMMPHLGLCETPPKPSLVFNPDTTPALPRQKFPSFNPSGSAFQPSPVPQAPLPTSASVAPAAGPLITQISSCPSVVPPTVVPMPLVLPSTPLTTSSSGGHSSTNSSLPATNTAHQVSSSSPQLTPVLTEMQIQRITMCAEKIGRQLPQREPRAQTTRKRTTRELEQVIAMGVEDPRRMDEIRKYSAIYGRFDCKRRPEKPLTLHEVCVNEAAAQLCRNPQTIWLLTRRDELFPLARQIVKDAGFGHSASIARYGGLLTQLPNQGAGLGGGRGGGIPGDTDCESSDAASIQVPSKRQRLSSTEASQLPLDLNREAVEDSRYNLFAMYQKFAKPPFDLTEIAKFSLGKAADYEDNDSRFSFSNSSSPTMPTPCNGMESERSPVSRQMETSSPPRESVDLSGTAQSSALSGVQVISAAGDNIIAVANPALALSPTLNEVLSLKRNAASPEA is encoded by the exons ATGGAGGCCAATTCGAATCCCACAACTCCCACAACGGCGGTGGCCACCACCACATCCACATCGAGTCCATCGCCAGCTGCGAGCACCAGCAGCAAAGGACACAGTCAAGTATCCGCCTCCAGTTgctccgcatccgcatctgtATCCGCCTCCGCATCCGCCACACAATCCCAGCTGCTGACCACAAGCCTGGAAATGCCCAAGGCGGAGGATCTGTACAATCTTTCGCTGGCCAGCGGACTATCCGAGGGCCAGAGATCGCTGTCGGGTGCTCCGTCGGCCTCCTCCAGTCCCATCATGAGTCCGCAGGGCAAGATCTTCGGAAGGAACGCGAATGGAACAA TGATCACCACATCGCGACCGGGCAACGAGGCGGAGGTGCAGCTGTACCGGGTTCTCCAGAGGGCCAGTCTGTTGGCCTACTACGACACCCTGCTCGAAATGGGCGGCGACGATGTGCAGCAGCTGTACGACGCTGGCGAGGAGGAGTTCCTGGAGATCATGGCCCTGGTGGGCATGGCCTCCAAGCCGCTCCACGTCCGCCGCCTGCAGAAGGCGCTGCACGAGTGGGCCAACAATCCGGGGCTATTCCAGGGTCAAATGATGCCACATTTGG GACTCTGCGAAACGCCACCGAAACCGTCGCTGGTCTTCAATCCGGACACCACGCCCGCCCTGCCCCGCCAGAAGTTCCCCTCGTTCAATCCCTCGGGCTCCGCCTTCCAACCCTCGCCGGTTCCTCAGGCTCCCCTGCCCACTTCCGCTTCGGTTGCCCCAGCCGCTGGTCCCTTGATCACCCAGATCTCGAGTTGTCCCTCAGTGGTTCCCCCCACGGTGGTGCCCATGCCCCTGGTCCTGCCCTCCACTCCGCtgaccaccagcagcagtggTGGTCATTCCTCTACGAACAGTAGCCTTCCGGCCACGAACACTGCCCACCAGGTGTCCTCCAGTTCGCCACAGCTTACACCTGTCCTAACTGAGATGCAGATTCAGAGGATAACCATGTGTGCCGAGAAAATTGGAAGACAGTTGCCGCAAAGGGAACCGCGGGCACAGACCACCAGGAAGCGAACCACCCGCGAATTGGAGCAGGTGATCGCCATGGGTGTGGAGGATCCCCGGCGGATGGACGAGATCCGTAAGTACTCGGCCATCTATGGGCGATTCGATTGCAAGAGGAGGCCGGAGAAGCCGCTGACCTTGCACGAGGTGTGCGTCAATGAAGCGGCGGCCCAGTTGTGCCGGAATCCCCAAACCATTTGGTTACTAACCAGGAGAGATGAACTGTTCCCCTTGGCCCGGCAGATTGTCAAGGATGCGGGTTTCGGGCACTCAGCCAGCATAGCACGATATGGTGGTCTCCTCACCCAACTGCCTAACCAGGGAGCGGGATTGGGCGGAGGAAGAGGTGGTGGCATTCCTGGTGACACGGACTGCGAGTCCAGTGATGCCGCCTCCATCCAAGTTCCCTCCAAGCGACAGCGACTCTCCTCCACGGAGGCCTCTCAACTGCCGCTCGACTTGAACCGG GAAGCTGTCGAGGATTCGCGCTACAATCTATTTGCCATGTACCAAAAGTTCGCCAAGCCGCCGTTCGATCTTACGGAAATCGCCAAATTCTC TCTTGGCAAGGCGGCTGACTATGAGGACAATGACTCGCGCTTCTCGTTCAGCAACTCCAGTTCGCCGACCATGCCA ACGCCGTGCAATGGAATGGAAAGTGAACGATCGCCCGTCTCCCGGCAAATGGAGACCTCTTCGCCTCCGCGGGAATCAGTGGATCTGAGTGGAACAGCCCAAAGTTCAGCTCTCAGCGGAGTCCAGGTGATATCTGCGGCGGGGGACAACATCATCGCGGTGGCCAATCCCGCCCTGGCACTCAGTCCCACCTTGAACGAGGTGCTCTCCTTGAAGAGGAACGCCGCTTCACCGGAGGCCTAA
- the nab gene encoding NGFI-A-binding protein homolog isoform X2 encodes MEANSNPTTPTTAVATTTSTSSPSPAASTSSKGHSQVSASSCSASASVSASASATQSQLLTTSLEMPKAEDLYNLSLASGLSEGQRSLSGAPSASSSPIMSPQGKIFGRNANGTMITTSRPGNEAEVQLYRVLQRASLLAYYDTLLEMGGDDVQQLYDAGEEEFLEIMALVGMASKPLHVRRLQKALHEWANNPGLFQGQMMPHLGLCETPPKPSLVFNPDTTPALPRQKFPSFNPSGSAFQPSPVPQAPLPTSASVAPAAGPLITQISSCPSVVPPTVVPMPLVLPSTPLTTSSSGGHSSTNSSLPATNTAHQVSSSSPQLTPVLTEMQIQRITMCAEKIGRQLPQREPRAQTTRKRTTRELEQVIAMGVEDPRRMDEIRKYSAIYGRFDCKRRPEKPLTLHEVCVNEAAAQLCRNPQTIWLLTRRDELFPLARQIVKDAGFGHSASIARYGGLLTQLPNQGAGLGGGRGGGIPGDTDCESSDAASIQVPSKRQRLSSTEASQLPLDLNREAVEDSRYNLFAMYQKFAKPPFDLTEIAKFSLGKAADYEDNDSRFSFSNSSSPTMPVNAVQWNGK; translated from the exons ATGGAGGCCAATTCGAATCCCACAACTCCCACAACGGCGGTGGCCACCACCACATCCACATCGAGTCCATCGCCAGCTGCGAGCACCAGCAGCAAAGGACACAGTCAAGTATCCGCCTCCAGTTgctccgcatccgcatctgtATCCGCCTCCGCATCCGCCACACAATCCCAGCTGCTGACCACAAGCCTGGAAATGCCCAAGGCGGAGGATCTGTACAATCTTTCGCTGGCCAGCGGACTATCCGAGGGCCAGAGATCGCTGTCGGGTGCTCCGTCGGCCTCCTCCAGTCCCATCATGAGTCCGCAGGGCAAGATCTTCGGAAGGAACGCGAATGGAACAA TGATCACCACATCGCGACCGGGCAACGAGGCGGAGGTGCAGCTGTACCGGGTTCTCCAGAGGGCCAGTCTGTTGGCCTACTACGACACCCTGCTCGAAATGGGCGGCGACGATGTGCAGCAGCTGTACGACGCTGGCGAGGAGGAGTTCCTGGAGATCATGGCCCTGGTGGGCATGGCCTCCAAGCCGCTCCACGTCCGCCGCCTGCAGAAGGCGCTGCACGAGTGGGCCAACAATCCGGGGCTATTCCAGGGTCAAATGATGCCACATTTGG GACTCTGCGAAACGCCACCGAAACCGTCGCTGGTCTTCAATCCGGACACCACGCCCGCCCTGCCCCGCCAGAAGTTCCCCTCGTTCAATCCCTCGGGCTCCGCCTTCCAACCCTCGCCGGTTCCTCAGGCTCCCCTGCCCACTTCCGCTTCGGTTGCCCCAGCCGCTGGTCCCTTGATCACCCAGATCTCGAGTTGTCCCTCAGTGGTTCCCCCCACGGTGGTGCCCATGCCCCTGGTCCTGCCCTCCACTCCGCtgaccaccagcagcagtggTGGTCATTCCTCTACGAACAGTAGCCTTCCGGCCACGAACACTGCCCACCAGGTGTCCTCCAGTTCGCCACAGCTTACACCTGTCCTAACTGAGATGCAGATTCAGAGGATAACCATGTGTGCCGAGAAAATTGGAAGACAGTTGCCGCAAAGGGAACCGCGGGCACAGACCACCAGGAAGCGAACCACCCGCGAATTGGAGCAGGTGATCGCCATGGGTGTGGAGGATCCCCGGCGGATGGACGAGATCCGTAAGTACTCGGCCATCTATGGGCGATTCGATTGCAAGAGGAGGCCGGAGAAGCCGCTGACCTTGCACGAGGTGTGCGTCAATGAAGCGGCGGCCCAGTTGTGCCGGAATCCCCAAACCATTTGGTTACTAACCAGGAGAGATGAACTGTTCCCCTTGGCCCGGCAGATTGTCAAGGATGCGGGTTTCGGGCACTCAGCCAGCATAGCACGATATGGTGGTCTCCTCACCCAACTGCCTAACCAGGGAGCGGGATTGGGCGGAGGAAGAGGTGGTGGCATTCCTGGTGACACGGACTGCGAGTCCAGTGATGCCGCCTCCATCCAAGTTCCCTCCAAGCGACAGCGACTCTCCTCCACGGAGGCCTCTCAACTGCCGCTCGACTTGAACCGG GAAGCTGTCGAGGATTCGCGCTACAATCTATTTGCCATGTACCAAAAGTTCGCCAAGCCGCCGTTCGATCTTACGGAAATCGCCAAATTCTC TCTTGGCAAGGCGGCTGACTATGAGGACAATGACTCGCGCTTCTCGTTCAGCAACTCCAGTTCGCCGACCATGCCAGTGA ACGCCGTGCAATGGAATGGAAAGTGA